One part of the Quercus lobata isolate SW786 chromosome 7, ValleyOak3.0 Primary Assembly, whole genome shotgun sequence genome encodes these proteins:
- the LOC115952103 gene encoding wall-associated receptor kinase-like 10, which translates to MKMAVQFVMRITILVLLTYELAEAEAAAAPMAKPDCNSSCGNLEIPYPFGIGPHCYMDKLFEVVCNGTGSSAKAFLTSINKEVLQINISKRPSCPTVQVQMPIIYSNNCRSSGSGAALKISVSPFNFSSYHNTFISVGCDNFATITGLGPVVFGCQTHCNKSKIEERTGCSGFNCCESIYFPPNQQEFHVEFRSINESKAREEEACKYAFLVDQNWLKSKKPDPSHVQYWETVPVVLEWAISKRTTKGRNMYESLHKRRHVTCSSTEYCSDSFTCFCANGDNGNPYLPGGCQAINECDSKNAEGSFRCNLRKSPLMIAIIGMFYFYFICLMYAVICPSFGLLFLLLIIWWLYKLIKKRNEIKLKQKFFKRNGGLLLQRQLSSNENNIQKAKLFDSEELKNATDHFNENRILGKGGQGTVYKGMLIDGRIVAIKKCNTVDEGNLEQFINENIILSQINHRNVVKLLGCCLETEVPLLVYEFIPNGTLFQYLHKENEDFPLLTWDMRLRIATEIAGALSYLHSATSLPIYHRDIKSSNILLDEKYRAKVADFGTSRSVDIDQTHVTTLIYGTFGYLDPEYFQTSQFTENSDVYSFGVVLIELLTGEKPVSLMRSQEDRNLSTYFVHSLKEKHLFDILDAQVSKVCNKDEVVAIANLAKRCVHSQGKKRPTMMEIMMELEGVQKVSPVQPNFEELEYARNEEMRPQNDISISTSSCLELSSASSSNVLPLLSI; encoded by the exons atgaaaatggcTGTGCAATTTGTAATGCGAATTACTATTTTAGTTCTGCTGACATATGAATTAGCAGAAGCAgaagcagcagcagcacctATGGCAAAACCCGATTGTAATAGTAGTTGTGGAAATCTTGAAATTCCATACCCGTTTGGAATCGGACCTCATTGCTACATGGACAAGTTGTTCGAAGTTGTTTGCAATGGAACTGGCAGCTCTGCTAAAGCCTTCTTAACTAGTATTAACAAGGAGGTGCTGCAAATCAATATTAGTAAACGTCCCTCTTGTCCTACGGTTCAGGTCCAAATGCCAATCATATATTCGAACAATTGTAGGAGCTCGGGAAGTGGTGCAGCTTTGAAGATTTCAGTAAGTCCCTTTAACTTCTCCTCCTATCATAACACATTCATTTCTGTTGGCTGCGACAACTTTGCAACAATAACCGGACTTGGTCCTGTGGTTTTTGGGTGCCAAACGCATTGCAATAAAAGCAAGATTGAGGAAAGAACTGGATGCTCCGGTTTCAACTGCTGCGAGTCAATCTATTTCCCTCCAAACCAGCAAGAATTTCACGTAGAATTCAGAAGTATCAATGAATCAAAAGCTAGAGAGGAAGAAGCGTGCAAGTATGCTTTCCTAGTGGACCAAAATTGGTTGAAGTCAAAGAAACCAGATCCCTCTCATGTGCAATATTGGGAAACCGTTCCCGTGGTGCTGGAATGGGCGATATCAAAGCGGACCACTAAGGGACGGAACATGTATGAATCACTCCATAAACGACGCCATGTCACGTGTTCTTCCACAGAATATTGCAGCGACAGCTTTACTTGCTTCTGTGCCAACGGAGACAATGGAAATCCTTACCTTCCCGGGGGATGTCAGG CTATAAATGAATGCGACTCCAAGAATGCAGAAGGCAGTTTCAGGTGCAACTTACGAAAATCTCCACTGATGATAGCCATTATAGGTATGTTC tatttctattttatttgtttgatgtATGCAGTTATTTGTCCAAGTTTTGGGCTATTGTTTCTACTCCTCATTATTTGGTGGTTATACaaattgataaagaaaagaaacgaAATCAAGCTCAAGCAAAAATTCTTCAAAAGGAATGGTGGTTTGTTATTACAACGACAATTATCTTCAAATGAAAACAACATTCAGAAGGCAAAATTATTCGATTCAGAGGAGTTGAAAAATGCAACTGatcattttaatgaaaatagaaTACTTGGTAAAGGTGGACAAGGTACAGTTTATAAAGGAATGTTAATTGATGGAAGAATTGTGGCAATTAAAAAGTGCAACACAGTGGATGAGGGAAATCTTGAACAATTCATTAATGAGAATATCATTCTTTCACAAATCAATCATAGAAATGTGGTTAAATTACTCGGGTGTTGTCTAGAGACGGAAGTTCCTTTGTTAGTTTATGAATTCATTCCCAACGGCACACTTTTTCAGTATCTCcacaaagaaaatgaagattttcCATTGTTAACATGGGATATGCGCTTAAGAATTGCCACAGAAATCGCAGGAGCTCTATCTTACTTACACTCAGCAACTTCACTACCCATTTACCATCGAGACATAAAATCTTCAAACATACTCCTTGATGAGAAATATAGAGCAAAAGTAGCAGACTTTGGCACTTCAAGATCAGTGGACATTGACCAAACTCATGTAACCACACTAATATATGGCACTTTTGGGTATTTGGATCCAGAATACTTTCAAACAAGTCAATTTACAGAAAATagtgatgtttatagttttggagTAGTCCTTATTGAGCTTTTAACTGGAGAAAAACCAGTTTCTTTGATGAGATCACAAGAAGATCGGAATCTATCTACATATTTTGTTCATTCGTTAAAAGAGAAGCACCTCTTTGATATACTTGATGCTCAAGTAAGTAAGGTTTGTAATAAAGATGAAGTCGTAGCAATTGCTAACCTTGCAAAAAGATGTGTGCACTCGCAAGGAAAGAAACGACCTACAATGATGGAGATCATGATGGAATTAGAGGGAGTTCAAAAAGTTTCTCCTGTTCAACCAAATtttgaagaacttgaatatGCTAGAAATGAAGAAATGCGGCCACAGAATGacatttcaatttcaacaagtTCATGCTTAGAATTAAGTTCAGCTTCATCATCGAACGTCCTGCCACTTTTATCCATCTAA
- the LOC115951175 gene encoding ubiquitin-like protein 5 has translation MIEVVLNDRLGKKVRVKCNEDDTICDLKKLVAAQTGTRADKSRIQKWSNIYKDHITLKDYEIHDGMGLELYYN, from the coding sequence ATGATAGAGGTGGTGCTGAACGATCGGTTGGGGAAGAAGGTTCGTGTGAAGTGCAACGAGGATGACACCATATGTGACCTGAAGAAGCTTGTGGCGGCTCAGACTGGTACAAGGGCCGACAAGAGTAGGATCCAGAAGTGGTCCAACATCTACAAAGACCACATCACTCTCAAGGATTACGAGATTCACGATGGCATGGGCCTCGAGCTCTACTACAACTAA